In Parus major isolate Abel chromosome 8, Parus_major1.1, whole genome shotgun sequence, a single window of DNA contains:
- the HMGCS2 gene encoding hydroxymethylglutaryl-CoA synthase, mitochondrial gives MLRLVGRAARCWGARWARPGPEGTPRGAQHPPAWQRACLSSAAGTGAWPKDVGILALEVYFPAQYVDQEELERFDGVEAGKYTRGLGQKQMGFCAAHEDINSLCLTVVQRLVERGRLSWDAIGRLEVGTETVIDKSKAVKTVLMQLFHDSGNTDVEGIDTTNACYGGTASLFNAAAWVESSAWDGRYAVVVCGDIAVYATGNARPTGGAGAIAMLVGPNAPLVLERGLRGTHMEHAYDFYKPNLSSEYPVVDGQLSIQCYLRALDRCYAVYRRKAETQWQQAGVQKPFTLDEFKYIIFHSPFCKLVQKSVGRLLLNDFLASPNPDTASGLYKGLQSFRGVKLEDTYTSKEVEKAFQTASQDIFNKKTKPSLLLSSRNGNMYTPSMYGCLASLLSQCSARDLAGSRIGAFSYGSGLAASMFSFRVSQDAAPGSPLDKLVSSLADLPARLDSRKRVAPQDFAEIMKRREETHHLADHAPHGSQADLFPGTWYLTRVDSKYRREYARKPI, from the exons ATGTTGCGCTTGGTCGGGCGCGCCGCGCGCTGCTGGGGGGCCAGGTGGGCACGGCCGGGGCCCGAGGGGACACCCCGAGGTGCCCAGCATCCCCCGGCTTGGCAGAGGGCATG cctctccagtgctgctgggacGGGTGCCTGGCCCAAGGACGTGGGCATCCTGGCCCTGGAGGTGTACTTCCCTGCCCAGTACGTGgatcaggaggagctggagaggttTGATGGCGTGGAGGCCGGCAAGTACACTCGGGGCCTGGGCCAGAAGCAGATGGGTTTCTGTGCTGCCCACGAGGACATCAACTCCCTGTGCCTGACCGTGGTGCAGCGGCTGGTGGAGCGCGGGCGCCTCTCCTGGGACGCCATCGGCCGCCTGGAGGTGGGCACCGAGACCGTCATCGACAAATCCAAGGCCGTCAAGACCGTCCTCATGCAACTTTTCCATGACTCTGGCAACACCGACGTGGAGGGCATCGACACCACCAACGCCTGCTACGGGGGCACGGCCTCGCTCTTCAACGCGGCCGCCTGGGTGGAGTCCAGTGCCTGGGATG GTCGCTACGCCGTGGTGGTGTGTGGGGACATCGCTGTCTACGCCACGGGGAACGCGCGGCCCACGGGAGGTGCCGGTGCCATCGCCATGCTGGTGGGACCCAACGCCCCCCTGGTGCTGGAGAGAG GCCTGCGTGGAACCCACATGGAGCACGCCTACGACTTCTACAAGCCAAATCTGTCCTCTGAGTACCCGGTGGTGGACGGGCAGCTCTCCATCCAGTGCTACCTGCGGGCGCTGGACCGCTGCTACGCCGTGTACCGACGGAAGGCAGAGACCCAGTGGCAGCAGG CTGGCGTCCAGAAGCCCTTCACCCTCGATGAGTTCAAGTACATCATCTTCCACTCGCCCTTCTGCAAGCTGGTGCAGAAGTCGGTGGGGCGGCTGCTGCTCAACGACTTCTTGGCCTCCCCCAACCCTGACACAGCCTCCGGCCTCTACAAGGGGCTGCAGTCCTTCCG TGGTGTGAAGCTGGAAGACACCTACACCAGCAAGGAGGTGGAGAAGGCATTCCAGACAGCCAGCCAGGACATCTTCAACAAGAAGACCaagccctccctgctcctctcttcCCGCAATGGCAACATGTACACACCGTCCATGTATGGCTGCCTGGCCTCCCTCCTGTCCCA GTGCTCAGCACGGGACCTGGCCGGCTCCCGGATCGGCGCCTTCTCCTACGGCTCGGGGCTGGCCGCCAGCATGTTCTCCTTCCGTGTCTCGCAGGATGCAGCCCCAG GCTCACCCCTGGACAAGCTGGTCTCCAGCCTGGCTGACCTGCCCGCCCGCCTGGACTCCCGCAAGCGCGTGGCCCCGCAGGACTTCGCCGAAATCATGAAGCGACGGGAGGAAACCCATCACTTGG ccgACCACGCTCCCCACGGCTCCCAGGCGGATCTCTTCCCCGGAACCTGGTACCTGACGCGGGTGGATTCCAAGTACCGCCGCGAATATGCCAGGAAACCCATCTAG
- the REG4 gene encoding regenerating islet-derived protein 4, producing the protein MAAAARLALLLLGCVGLLRPLDGRYINYCPGGWSYYKLSCFKYFPEPRTWDEAESRCRDIKEGAHLAWVEDSHEAATLQSAISYYQRVQPVWIGLQKSEESQAWQWASGKEYSAASQVPGNGAQGGSCAVLTHHSGFSVWASSECSRKHHYICKFYPLH; encoded by the exons ATGGCGGCTGCGGCCAGACTcgccctcctgctgctgggctgcgTGGGGCTCCTGCGGCCGCTCG ACGGCAGGTACATAAACTACTGCCCCGGAGGCTGGTCCTACTACAAACTCAGCTGCTTCAAGTACTTCCCCGAGCCCCGGACCTGGGACGAGGCTGAG AGCCGGTGCCGGGACATCAAGGAAGGCGCTCACCTGGCCTGGGTGGAGGATTCCCATGAGGCAGCCACCCTGCAGAGTGCCATCTCCTACTACCAGCGAGTGCAGCCCGTCTGGATCGGACTGCAGAAGAGTGAAGAG agccaggcCTGGCAGTGGGCGAGTGGGAAGGAGTACAGTGCTGCCAGCCAGGTGCCCGGGAACGGTGCCCAAGGGGGGAGCTGCGCCGTGCTGACCCATCACAGCG GTTTCTCCGTCTGGGCCAGTTCCGAGTGCTCCCGAAAGCATCACTACATCTGCAAGTTCTACCCCTTGCACTGA
- the PHGDH gene encoding D-3-phosphoglycerate dehydrogenase — protein MALGKLQKVLISESLDPCCREILQAAGLRVQEKPGLSKEELLREIRDCDGLIVRSATKVTAEVLEAAERLQVVGRAGTGVDNVDVEAATRKGVLVMNTPTGNSLSAAELTCGMILCLARQIPQAAASMKEGKWDRKKYMGMELNGKTLAVLGLGRIGREVATRMQAFGMKTIGYDPIITPDVSATFGVEQLPLEQIWPRCDFITVHTPLLPSTTGLLNDSTFAKCRRGVQVVNCARGGIVDEGALLRALQSGQCGGAALDVFTQEPPKDRDLVNHPNVISCPHLGASTREAQSRCGKEIAMQIVDMATGKGLTGVVNGQALSKAFAPQTKPWIALARALGTVLCAAGKQVQGSVQVCTLGTALKEAGSYLTPAVAAGMLAGGTQKEVTLVNATLLAQEAGLKVTTTHSDVAPEPDSSTGVLQVSLQGTPHQVTGTVQGSTPVLRQINGATFKQPAPLSGPLLIYRAKTSDTSALTTLTGLLSKAGGQLLSYHSSSTVAGEQWSVVGLSAPLSNLGELKPRVTEIFQLHLL, from the exons aTGGCACTGGGCAAGCTGCAGAAAGTGCTGATCAGCGAAAGCCTGGACCCCTGCTGCCGGGAGATCCTGCAGGCCGCCGGGCTCCGGGTGCAGGAGAAGCCCGGGCTGAgcaaggaggagctgctgcgGGAGATCCGG GACTGCGATGGGCTCATCGTCCGCTCGGCCACCAAAGTCACGGCCGAGGTGCTGGAGGCGgcagagaggctgcaggtggtgggcagagctggcaccgGCGTGGACAATGTGGACGTGGAGGCAGCCACCAGGAAGGGAGTCCTGGTCATGAA cacacCCACTGGGAACAGCCTCAGCGCCGCCGAGCTCACCTGTGGGATGATCCTGTGCCTGGCCAG GCAGATCCCGCAGGCAGCCGCCTCCATGAAGGAGGGCAAGTGGGACCGTAAGAAG TACATGGGCATGGAGCTGAACGGGAAGACGCTGgccgtgctggggctgggccGCATCGGCAGGGAGGTGGCCACTCGCATGCAGGCTTTTGGCATGAAG ACCATAGGCTACGATCCCATCATCACCCCCGATGTCTCAGCCACCTTCGGTGTGGAGCAGCTGCCGCTGGAGCAGATCTGGCCCCGCTGCGACTTCATCACGGTGCACACGCCGCTGCTGCCCTCCACCACGG GGCTCCTGAACGACAGCACCTTTGCCAAGTGCCGCCGTGGCGTGCAGGTGGTGAACTGTGCCCGCGGTGGCATCGTGGACGAGGGCGCGCTGCTGCGGGCACTGCAGTCAGGGCAGTGTGGTGGGGCCGCCCTCGATGTCTTCACACAG GAGCCCCCAAAGGACCGTGACCTGGTGAACCACCCCAACGTCATCTCCTGCCCACACCTGGGCGCCAGCACACGGGAGGCACAGAGCCGCTGCGGCAAGGAAATCGCCATGCAGATCGTGGACATGGCCACGGGGAAGGGGCTGACCGGCGTG GTTAATGGGCAGGCTCTCAGCAAGGCTTTTGCACCCCAGACCAAGCCCTGGATCGCCCTGGCCAGGGCCCTGGGCACGGTGCTGTGCGCGGCGGGCAAGCAAGTGCAGGGCAGCGTGCAGGTCTGCACCCTAG ggacagccctgaAGGAGGCTGGGAGCTACCTGACACCTGCTGTGGCCGCGGGCATGCTGGCTGGAGGGACACAGAAGGAGGTGACCCTGGTGAACGCCACGCTGCTGGCCCAGGAGGCTGGGCTGAAG GTCACAACCACCCACAGTGATGTGGCCCCCGAGCCCGACAGCAGCACCGGTGTGCtgcaggtgtccctgcagggcaCCCCACACCAGGTGACGGGGACGGTGCAGGGCAGCACCCCAGTCCTGCGGCAGATCAACGGGGCCACCTTCAAGCAGCCGGCCCCACTGTCCGGCCCTCTCCTCATCTACAGAGCAAAAACCTCTGATACCAGTGCTCTGACCACACTGACTG ggctgctgagcaAGGCAGGGGGCCAGCTCCTGTCCTACCACAGCTCCAGCACGGTGGCAGGGGAGCAGTGGAGCGTTGTGGGGCTCTCAGCCCCCCTGTCCAACCTCGGCGAGCTGAAGCCTCGTGTCACAGAAATCTTCCAGCTCCACCTGCTGTAG